Proteins from one Penicillium digitatum chromosome 2, complete sequence genomic window:
- a CDS encoding Zinc finger, RING/FYVE/PHD-type: MEGSENPKPIPAYYCCYLLRSTVRHASLYIGSTPNPIRRLPQHNGVAKGGAKRTARDRLRPWEMTLVVEGFTSRVGALQFEWAWQHPERSRHLYSEDGLDPKPRAKANTNAKTGKPKSKPRARTRRSLMAHLEDLHSLLRSNYFSSWPLRARFFCVDVYRVWRAWNDRVDGRLPSNIKVITDGDNLATVPNSKEGDELAPVGSVKNLSINYTKLEDHIEKSMFMLEDPDDLQCTVCRESIFPGEEQIVVCPHPNCRGTSHLLCLSTTFLDATNEPGLLVPIEGTCLSCRNTVQWVTMMRELSFRNRADKEARAILRKKEKRARKESVAMEAYSGPQSTSIEPRSLSEEPTEDDLGPNWFEEVEIESDSDFEGRQKHRSTRPPPKLEIVIEDSDWDDAELVE; this comes from the exons ATGGAGGGGTCCGAAAATCCCAAACCAATCCCGGCATATTACTGTTGTTATCTCCTCCGCTCGACGGTTCGACACGCCTCGCTGTACATCGGCTCGACGCCAAACCCGATCAGACGACTCCCTCAGCACAACGGTGTCGCTAAAGGTGGGGCCAAGCGAACAGCCAGAGATCGCTTACGCCCTTGGGAAATGACCCTTGTCGTAGAGGGTTTCACGAGCAGAGTCGGCGCTTTGCAATTCGA ATGGGCTTGGCAACATCCAGAAAGGTCGCGGCACCTTTATTCCGAAGATGGCTTAGACCCTAAGCCTCGAGCTAAGGCCAATACCAATGCGAAGACAGGCAAGCCAAAATCGAAACCCAGAGCGCGGACTAGGAGATCCCTAATGGCACATTTGGAGGATTTGCATTCTTTGCTTCGCTCGAATTATTTCTCCTCTTGGCCGTTACGAGCCCGTTTCTTTTGTGTTGATGTCTATCGTGTGTGGCGTGCCTGGAATGACCGTGTAGATGGTCGCTTGCCCAGCAACATCAAGGTTATCACAGATGGAGACAACCTTGCAACGGTGCCCAATTCCAAGGAAGGCGACGAGCTCGCACCCGTTGGAAGCGTCAAAAACCTATCAATTAACTACACCAAGCTTGAGGACCATATCGAAAAGTCAATGTTCATGCTGGAAGATCCGGATGATCTGCAGTGCACGGTCTGTAGAGAGTCGATCTTCCCAGGCGAAGAACAGATAGTAGTTTGTCCACACCCGAATTGCCGCGGCACGAGTCATTTATTATGTTTATCTACCACATTCCTCGATGCGACCAACGAACCAGGTCTCCTGGTGCCCATCGAAGGGACCTGCCTGTCGTGCAGAAACACCGTACAATGGGTGACAATGATGCGAGAGCTAAGCTTCCGCAACAGAGCAGACAAGGAGGCGCGTGCAATTttaagaaagaaagagaaacgTGCTCGCAAAGAGTCTGTTGCCATGGAGGCATATTCAGGACCTCAGTCAACTTCTATTGAACCAAGGTCACTGTCGGAAGAGCCGACCGAAGACGACCTAGGGCCAAATTGGTTCGAGGAAGTAGAAATAGAATCCGACTCTGATTTCGAGGGCCGACAGAAGCACCGCTCGACTCGACCTCCACCAAAGCTCGAGATCGTGATTGAAGACAGCGACTGGGATGACGCAGAACTCGTTGAATGA
- a CDS encoding Thymidylate kinase — protein MTDSPAPPTRRGALIVVEGLDRAGKSSQCEMLRDSLSRQGRVVKYIRFPDRTTPIGQLIDSYLRGTSHQDDHSIHLLFSANRWEIAKSIEEDITNGKTVIVDRYSYSGVVYSAAKANPTLSLEWAWQPEIGLPRPDICLFLSISPEEAAKRGGFGAERYENEAMQTRVRELFRVIFEKQHDVSIIDAGKAIDEVSREIQGAVAGCIARLDATGALGKLEPFGELTNQKLD, from the exons ATGACAGATTCACCAGCGCCACCGACGCGACGCGGAGCTCTCATTGTTGTCGAAGGACTTGATCGAGCTGGCAAATCAAGTCAATGTGAGATGCTACGGGATTCCCTCTCACGACAAGGTCGTGTGGTCAAATACATCCGATTCCCAG ACAGAACAACGCCCATCGGACAATTGATTGATAGCTATCTACGCGGCACATCGCACCAAGACGACCATTCCATTCACCTTCTTTTCTCTGCAAACCGATGGGAGATTGCGAAGAGTATCGAAGAAGACATCACGAACGGAAAAACAGTCATTGTAGACCGCTACTCCTATTCCGGGGTTGTCTACTCGGCCGCAAAAGCGAATCCCACATTATCACTAGAATGGGCGTGGCAGCCAGAAATTGGCCTACCGCGTCCAGACATCTGTCTTTTCCTTAGCATTTCACCCGAGGAAGCGGCAAAGCGCGGTGGGTTCGGTGCCGAGCGGTATGAAAACGAGGCAATGCAAACCCGCGTGCGGGAGCTCTTCCGAGTGATCTTTGAGAAGCAGCATGATGTGTCCATTATCGATGCGGGGAAAGCAATCGATGAGGTTTCACGGGAGATACAGGGCGCTGTAGCTGGTTGCATTGCACGTCTGGACGCAACGGGCGCGTTGGGGAAATTGGAGCCTTTTGGCGAATTAACGAATCAGAAATTAGACTGA
- a CDS encoding Queuine/other tRNA-ribosyltransferase, whose amino-acid sequence MDQATSASPEMTFSVLASTAPVLAPRVGKLAIPGRKTLATPHHVPLTSRGTVPHVAHDLMRDHTEINSLYVGLEDFIAKKQAPVYKTPTADHESPLKKFICVAADMPLILGPRRFPPIPCPPANTSTSVALLTSVGFTQLSAHEYVEAVQKLRPDIAVGMVDLANKQPGSKRRGKMVDRTHAWTRDALEQLYGNAVAEREKSKSAFFAPILPLDNAQQSLYLDDLESEFRWDVSGLALYQSASLGFVPESLANLPRLLFSEPETPHTILSDISLGADLLTTPLLGAASDGGIAMEFVFPAPATLQEGKSEPLPLGVDLWTGSHATDVSPLCDGCECYACKNYHRAYIHHLLLAKEMTAWALLQVHNFHIMDKFFAGVRKSIQRGSFEQDVETFARFYASSMPETSGEGPRLRGYQLPANGPNQPRRMPKVYGQLEDAIQKFAEAQSEIATPDTDASGLEEHGFAEKL is encoded by the exons ATGGACCAAGCGACGTCCGCATCCCCAGAGATGACCTTCAGTGTCCTGGCGTCCACTGCTCCAGTCCTTGCGCCACGAGTAGGCAAATTGGCCATTCCAGGCCGCAAGACCCTTGCGACGCCGCACCATGTCCCGCTCACTTCGAGAGGCACAGTTCCACATGTTGCGCACGATCTGATGCGCGATCACACGGAGATCAATAGCTTGTATGTTGGATTGGAAGATT TCATCGCGAAAAAGCAGGCCCCTGTTTACAAGACACCCACTGCAGATCATGAGTCGCCATTGAAAAAATTCATTTGTGTAGCCGCCGATATGCCTTTGATCCTAGGTCCGCGGCGTTTCCCTCCGATCCCATGCCCCCCTGCGAACACATCGACTTCCGTCGCGCTGCTGACTTCAGTCGGGTTCACCCAGTTATCTGCGCATGAATATGTTGAGGCGGTTCAAAAGCTGAGACCTGATATTGCGGTTGGAATGGTAGATCTGGCTAACAAACAGCCCGGATCCAAGAGGAGGGGGAAGATGGTTGACCGGACGCATGCCTGGACCCGAGATGCACTGGAGCAGCTCTATGGGAACGCTGTGGCAGAACGGGAAAAGTCAAAAAGCGCATTCTTTGCACCAATCTTACCTCTTGATAATGCGCAGCAGTCCCTCTATTTGGATGATTTGGAGAGCGAGTTCCGGTGGGATGTCTCCGGCCTCGCGCTATATCAATCTGCGTCATTGGGATTTGTTCCAGAGTCGTTGGCGAACCTACCTCGTTTGCTCTTCAGTGAACCCGAGACTCCCCACACTATCCTGAGTGATATATCCCTCGGAGCAGACCTTCTGACCACGCCACTTCTGGGCGCAGCATCAGATGGTGGTATTGCGATGGAATTCGTCTTCCCGGCTCCTGCTACCCTGCAAGAGGGCAAATCTGAGCCTTTGCCTTTAGGAGTGGATCTGTGGACTGGAAGTCACGCTACAGATGTGTCACCGTTGTGCGATGGATGTGAATGCTATGCCTGCAAAAATTACCATCGTGCTTATATCCACCATCTCCTACTTGCCAAGGAGATGACTGCTTGGGCCCTCCTTCAGGTCCATAATTTCCACATCATGGATAAATTCTTCGCAGGAGTGCGGAAAAGTATCCAACGTGGGTCCTTCGAGCAGGATGTTGAGACGTTTGCTCGTTTTTATGCCTCTTCGATGCCGGAGACTAGTGGAGAAGGTCCTAG ATTAcgtggatatcaactccCGGCCAACGGGCCTAACCAGCCCCGCCGCATGCCTAAGGTATACGGCCAACTTGAAGATGCTATACAAAAATTCGCCGAGGCCCAGTCTGAAATTGCTACACCGGACACCGACGCGAGTGGACTCGAGGAACACGGGTTTGCCGAGAAGTTGTGA
- a CDS encoding Methylenetetrahydrofolate reductase: MEKKITEKIAALPQDANYFSLEFFPPKTRMGFANLSARLERMAQALRPLFVTVTWGAGGSTAARSLELAEVCQRQLQLTTVLHLTCTNMSRKLVDMALDEAKALGIRNILALRGDPPRSEEYNMHGEDDSNKDFTFAVDLVRYIRQTHGDYFCVGIAAYPEGHPADTFQDLQDPVRDIPYLVEKTLAGADFIMTQLTYDIEAYQKFENTLRNHESGAFKTIPIIPGLMPIHSYKILTRVTKLSHVTIPPPIARRMEELKHDDEAVKRAGVDIVSEIVGGIRDIPSPGPRGFHFYTLNLEKTVSFILEQCDLIPSYSDAGDLAIEDDPASIPLDFPGRALRRRRASSINSQPHNRVVVDKLSVHGSSQDSVHEARADSAGVPAPPPSRSTTLLISEGLGALGREATWDDFPNGRWGDARSPAFGEIDGYGPSLHVTANSARRLWGHPVDSKDMSTIFRRHVSGELHMVPWSEGGAEEDGEGLNAETELIRPELLKLIDGRGWWTLASQPAVNGVHNDHPIFGWGPQREGFVFQKPFVEFFCSSNDYTNILKPMFAKHGHDKLTWFATNIKGDFESSLPIQPADVELDDLGSNPESVNAVTWGVFRGKEIVTPTIIEEVSFRAWGEEAFRIWDEWRRIYPRGSPTEAYLDTTKNDSWLVCVVGQQFGAGTKQGSKEEEDEVKWMWRVLAGEEV, from the exons atggagaagaagatcactGAGAAGATCGCGGCTCTGCCGCAGGATGCCAACTACTTTTCCTTGGAGTTCTTCCCTCCAAAGACCCGGATG GGTTTTGCTAACTTGTCCGCGCGTCTGGAGCGAATGGCCCAAGCACTGCGTCCTCTGTTTGTTACAGTCACCTGGGGTGCTGGTGGTAGCACTGCGGCACGATCGCTCGAGCTGGCGGAAGTATGCCAGCGCCAACTGCAGTTGACGACCGTCCTGCATCTGACCTGTACAAACATGAGCCGCAAGCTGGTGGATATGGCTCTAGATGAGGCCAAGGCTCTCGGAATTCGCAACATCCTAGCCCTACGAGGAGATCCGCCTCGCAGTGAGGAATACAATATGCATGGAGAGGATGATAGCAACAAGGATTTCACTTTTGCCGTTGATCTTGTTCGATACATTCGCCAGACACATGGTGACTACTTCTGTGTTGGTATTGCCGCATACCCGGAGGGCCATCCTGCGGACACCTTCCAAGACCTCCAGGATCCCGTCAGAGATATTCCTTACCTGGTCGAGAAGACATTGGCTGGAGCAGATTTTATCATGACTCAACTTACCTACGATATCGAAGCTTACCAAAAGTTCGAGAACACGCTTCGCAACCATGAGTCCGGTGCTTTCAAGACTATTCCCATCATTCCGGGCTTAATGCCCATCCACAGCTACAAGATTTTGACCAGGGTGACTAAGCTCAGCCATGTGACGATCCCACCTCCCATTGCCAGACGTATGGAAGAGTTAAAGCACGACGACGAAGCGGTCAAGCGCGCGGGTGTGGATATTGTTAGCGAAATTGTGGGTGGTATTAGGGACATCCCCTCCCCGGGCCCCCGAGGATTTCATTTCTACACCTTGAATTTGGAGAAGACAGTATCATTCATCCTGGAACAATGCGACTTGATTCCGTCTTACTCTGATGCTGGAGACCTTGCCATTGAGGACGATCCCGCATCGATTCCACTCGATTTCCCTGGACGTGCGTTGCGAAGACGCCGTGCGTCCTCTATCAACTCACAACCCCACAACCGCGTCGTTGTCGACAAGCTATCTGTCCACGGGTCATCGCAAGATTCCGTCCATGAGGCTCGCGCAGACAGCGCAGGCGTGCCCGCACCCCCGCCAAGCCGCAGCACAACTCTTCTTATCTCCGAGGGTCTCGGTGCCCTTGGCAGGGAAGCAACATGGGATGACTTCCCCAATGGACGATGGGGTGATGCTCGCTCGCCTGCATTCGGTGAGATTGATGGATATGGACCCTCGCTTCATGTCACTGCCAACTCCGCACGTAGGCTATGGGGCCACCCGGTGGACTCCAAGGATATGAGTACAATCTTCCGGCGCCACGTCTCGGGAGAACTACACATGGTTCCGTGGTCAGAGGGCGGTGCCGAAGAGGACGGTGAAGGTTTGAATGCAGAGACGGAGCTAATTCGACCGGAGCTGTTGAAGCTAATTGACGGCCGCGGCTGGTGGACACTGGCCTCGCAGCCCGCAGTGAACGGTGTACACAACGACCACCCCATCTTCGGCTGGGGCCCTCAACGAGAAGGCTTCGTCTTCCAAAAGCCATTTGTGGAGTTCTTCTGCTCGAGCAACGACTACACCAATATCCTGAAGCCAATGTTTGCTAAGCACGGCCACGACAAGCTCACCTGGTTCGCGACAAACATCAAGGGCGATTTTGAATCCTCACTCCCAATCCAGCCTGCTGACGTGGAGCTCGACGACCTTGGCTCTAATCCTGAGAGTGTCAACGCTGTTACCTGGGGTGTATTCCGCGGAAAGGAGATCGTCACCCCCACCATCATCGAGGAAGTGAGTTTCCGCGCTTGGGGCGAGGAGGCATTCCGAATCTGGGATGAATGGCGTCGCATCTACCCCCGCGGATCGCCTACTGAAGCCTACCTCGACACAACCAAGAACGACTCTTGGCTTGTGTGTGTTGTCGGTCAGCAGTTCGGTGCCGGTACTAAGCAGGGCTccaaggaggaggaagacgaggTTAAGTGGATGTGGCGGGTCTTGGCGGGCGAGGAGGTTTAA
- a CDS encoding Nucleoside diphosphate kinase, whose product MSANEEQTFIAIKPDGVQRGLIGPIISRFENRGFKLVAMKLTSPSQEHLEKHYADLATKPFFKGLVAYMLSGPICAMVWEGKDAVKTGRVLLGATNPLASAPGTIRGDFAIDVGRNVCHGSDSVENAKKEIALWFGASEVLKYTSAQSAWVYE is encoded by the exons ATGTCCGCCAACGAGGAACAGAC TTTCATTGCCATCAAGCCTGATGGTGTCCAG CGTGGACTCATTGGCCCCATCATCTCTCGCTTCGAGAACCGTGGCTTCAAGCTCGTTGCCATGAAGCTCACCTCCCCCAGCCAGGAGCACCTCGAGAAGCACTACGCTGATCTCGCCACCAAGCCCTTCTTCAAGGGTCTCGTCGCCT ACATGCTGAGCGGCCCCATCTGCGCCATGGTTTGGGAGGGCAAGGACGCCGTCAAGACCGGCCGTGTCCTCCTCGGTGCCACCAACCCCTTGGCTTCCGCCCCCGGTACCATCCGTGGTGACTTTGCTATC GATGTCGGCCGCAACGTCTGCCACGGTTCTGACTCCGTCGAGAACGCCAAGAAGGAGATTGCTCTCTGGTTCGGCGCCTCCGAGGTCCTCAAGTACACCTCCGCCCAGTCCGCTTGGGTTTACGAGTAA
- a CDS encoding Glycoside hydrolase, family 31, which produces MARSLPTPRWAMLLSLVIFLGCIVVPGLAVKQKDFKTCDQSGFCKRNRAYADNVSSQGTSWSSPYELDPATVHFKDGILTGVIFKTITANEKVRLPLTVSFLESGVARVVVDEEKRMKGDIEMRHGSQANKKRYDETEKWAIVGGLEVSKSATLNAQSETGFTNVLYGPGDKFQAIVRHAPFGVEFQRDGQTHVQLNHQGLLNMEHWRPKVDEKDGESGDAEGTWWEETFGGNTDSKPRGPESVALDVTFPGYSHVFGIPEHADSLSLKETRGGSGNHEDPYRLYNSDVFEYELESPMTLYGAIPLMQAHRKNSTVGVFWLNAAETWIDIVKSTASSNPLTLGARSKTDTQTHWISESGQIDLFVFLGPSPNDISKTYGELTGYTQLPQQFAIGYHQCRWNYVTDEDVKEVNAKFDKYQIPYDVIWLDLEYTDDRKYFTWDPLTFPDPKGMQQKLDETERKLVVLIDPHIKNADKYFVSEELKSKKLAVLNKDGEIYDGWCWPGSSNWVDCFNPAAQAWWATLHKFDKFKGSLQNLFIWNDMNEPSVFNGPDMTMPKDNLHYGNWEHRDIHNLNGLTLLNATYKAMLERKKGEVRRPFILTRSYYSGAQRLSAMWTGDNQATWDHLGASLPMVLTNGIAGFPFAGADVGGFFQNPDKDLLTRWYQTGIWYPFFRAHAHIDTRRREPYLISEPHRSYVAQAIRLRYQLLPAWYTAFHEASVNGTPIVRPQYYMFPEDEQGFAIDDQLYLGSTGLLVKPVVQENTYSADLYISDDEKYYDYFDFTVYQGTGKKHTVPAPEEKVPVLIQGGHIIPRKDRPRRSTGLMRWDPYTLVITLNKNSEAEGTLYVDDGETFDYEHGAYIHRRFNYRESVLSSEDIGTKGPKTADYLKTMAGVTVERVVVVDPPAEWKIKDTVTVIEDGAKSGSTASLEFHEQESGKASYVVVKKPNVGIGKAWRIEF; this is translated from the exons ATGGCCAGGAGTCTACCTACGCCCCGTTGGGCGATGTTGCTCTCCTTGGTTATCTTCCTCGGATGCATTGTTGTACCCGGTT TGGCTGTGAAACAAAAGGATTTCAAAACTTGCGACCAGTCTGGATTCTGCAAACGAAACCGTGCCTATGCCGATAATGTTTCCTCACAAGGCACTTCGTGGAGCTCACCCTACGAGCTCGACCCCGCCACCGTACATTTCAAAGATGGGATACTTACTGGTGTCATTTTCAAAACAATAACTGCCAATGAGAAGGTCCGGCTACCTCTTACGGTGTCTTTTTTGGAATCGGGAGTCGCCCGCGTTGTGGTGGATGAAGAGAAGCGGATGAAGGGTGACATTGAAATGCGGCATGGCAGCCAAGCGAACAAGAAGCGCTATGATGAAACTGAAAAATGGGCTATTGTGGGTGGTTTGGAAGTCAGCAAGTCGGCCACGTTGAATGCTCAGAGCGAAACTGGATTCACCAATGTTTTATACGGACCGGGCGACAAATTCCAAGCAATTGTTCGCCACGCGCCATTTGGGGTCGAATTTCAGCGAGATGGACAGACCCACGTTCAGTTAAACCACCAAGGCTTATTGAACAtggagcactggcgaccgAAAGTAGACGAGAAAGACGGCGAATCTGGCGATGCGGAGGGGACCTGGTGGGAGGAGACGTTTGGGGGAAATACTGACTCAAAGCCGCGTGGTCCTGAAAGTGTTGCTCTTGATGTTACCTTCCCCGGTTATAGTCATGTTTTTGGTATCCCAGAGCACGCAGATTCACTCTCGCTCAAGGAGACCAGAGGTGGATCTGGCAACCATGAGGATCCTTACCGTCTGTATAACTCGGATGTCTTTGAGTATGAACTGGAAAGCCCGATGACCTTGTACGGAGCCATTCCGTTGATGCAGGCCCACCGCAAGAACTCCACTGTCGGGGTTTTCTGGCTTAATGCAGCGGAAACGTGGATCGATATTGTTAAATCGACTGCCTCCTCAAATCCCCTCACATTGGGTGCCCGCTCCAAGACAGATACACAGACTCATTGGATCTCCGAATCTGGTCAGATTGATCTGTTCGTCTTCCTCGGGCCCTCGCCGAATGATATCAGTAAAACATATGGTGAACTCACTGGATATACACAACTGCCCCAACAGTTTGCCATTGGATATCACCAATGCCGTTGGAACTATGTTACGGACGAGGATGTCAAAGAAGTCAACGCCAAGTTCGACAAGTACCAGATTCCGTACGATGTGATTTGGCTTGATCTTGAATATACCGATGACCGGAAATACTTCACCTGGGACCCTCTCACCTTCCCTGACCCTAAGGGTATGCAGCAAAAGCTCGATGAAACCGAGCGAAAGCTTGTGGTTTTGATCGATCCTCACATTAAGAATGCGGACAAGTACTTCGTTTCCGAAGAGCTTAAAAGCAAGAAACTTGCTGTACTGAACAAGGATGGCGAGATTTACGATGGATGGTGCTGGCCAGGTTCATCGAACTGGGTCGACTGCTTTAACCCCGCTGCACAAGCCTGGTGGGCCACCCTGCACAAGTTTGACAAATTCAAGGGATCGCTTCAGAATCTTTTTATCTGGAATGATATGAATGAACCCTCTGTTTTCAATGGGCCAGACATGACCATGCCCAAGGACAACTTGCATTATGGAAACTGGGAACATCGGGATATTCACAATCTTAATGGTCTCACCCTTTTGAACGCCACCTACAAAGCAATGCTTGAACGCAAGAAGGGTGAGGTGCGTCGGCCATTCATCTTGACGCGCTCGTACTACTCTGGTGCTCAGCGTTTGTCTGCTATGTGGACTGGTGACAACCAGGCTACATGGGACCACCTGGGGGCTTCTCTTCCCATGGTCCTTACCAACGGCATCGCAGGATTCCCCTTTGCCGGCGCAGATGTCGGAGGATTCTTCCAGAACCCTGACAAGGACCTTTTGACCCGGTGGTATCAAACGGGTATCTGGTATCCCTTCTTCCGCGCGCATGCGCACATTGACACTCGTCGTCGTGAGCCGTATCTGATCAGCGAACCGCACCGCTCTTATGTCGCCCAGGCAATCCGCCTGCGGTACCAACTTCTGCCTGCTTGGTACACTGCCTTCCATGAAGCTTCAGTCAACGGCACGCCAATCGTGCGGCCTCAATACTACATGTTCCCAGAGGACGAGCAAGGCTTTGCCATTGATGATCAGCTATACCTTGGCTCCACAGGTCTGCTTGTGAAGCCCGTTGTGCAGGAGAACACGTACAGTGCGGATTTGTACATCTCCGATGACGAGAAATACTATGACTACTTTGACTTCACCGTCTACCAGGGCACAGGCAAGAAGCACACTGTTCCTGCACCAGAGGAGAAGGTTCCTGTGTTGATCCAGGGCGGTCACATCATTCCTCGCAAAGACCGTCCTCGTCGTAGTACCGGCCTGATGCGATGGGATCCGTACACACTGGTCATTACCTTGAACAAGAATAGCGAAGCTGAAGGCACTCTATACGTCGATGATGGCGAGACATTCGACTATGAGCATGGCGCCTACATTCACCGCCGCTTCAATTACCGCGAGTCGGTGTTGTCATCAGAAGACATTGGAACTAAAGGACCCAAGACTGCTGACTACCTCAAGACCATGGCTGGTGTGACGGTCGAGCGGGTGGTGGTTGTTGACCCTCCCGCCGAATGGAAAATTAAGGACACTGTGACTGTTATTGAAGATGGAGCCAAGTCGGGCTCTACGGCCTCGTTGGAATTCCACGAGCAGGAGAGCGGGAAGGCGTCCTACGTTGTGGTGAAGAAGCCGAATGTTGGCATCGGTAAGGCATGGCGGATTGAGTTCTGA